One part of the Diadema setosum chromosome 6, eeDiaSeto1, whole genome shotgun sequence genome encodes these proteins:
- the LOC140230049 gene encoding protein Flattop homolog: MSSHFSANQYDQAFNSKRGQNWQIPKTYKERPSCYEGFTQIIANDRGHLKPGVPRSKDSPWGGFVGTWDMPLKIPGNTTTYMARSGQAVGNIETSKAEYTEYMRQAVSPEKSMDLEPKPQMTKVNPKTPSPTPAAEDSRPANPSPKGEANLCSPLGE, encoded by the exons ATGTCCTCCCACTTCAGTGCAAATCAG TACGACCAGGCATTCAACAGCAAACGTGGACAAAACTGGCAGATACCTAAAACCTACAAAGAG AGGCCGTCTTGCTACGAGGGGTTCACGCAAATCATTGCAAATGACAGGGGCCATCTCAAGCCAGGCGTGCCCCGCTCCAAGGACTCCCCCTGGGGTGGGTTCGTGGGCACCTGGGACATGCCACTGAAGATCCCCGGCAACACCACCACTTACATGGCCAGGTCGGGCCAAGCCGTCGGCAACATCGAGACGTCAAAGGCTGAGTACACGGAGTACATGAGGCAAGCAGTCTCACCAGAGAAAAGCATGGATCTGGAGCCAAAG cctCAAATGACCAAGGTCAATCCAAAGACACCCTCACCCACCCCTGCTGCAGAAGATTCCAGGCCGGCCAACCCTAGTCCAAAGGGAGAAGCAAATCTATGCTCTCCACTGGGAGAATAA